In Labrus mixtus chromosome 13, fLabMix1.1, whole genome shotgun sequence, a single genomic region encodes these proteins:
- the txndc9 gene encoding thioredoxin domain-containing protein 9, with product MANQQMDIITKVLEQSAKLVEESVDAQLSKLNDMDEDDLDRLKERRLEALKKAQKQKQEWLSKGHGEYREIPSEKEFFGEVKDTKNVVCHFYRNSTFRCKILDKHLAILAKKHVETKFLKLNVEKAPFLTERLHIKVIPTLALLLDGKTKDYVVGFTDLGNTDEFPTEMLEWRLGCAGVINYSGNLMEPPTVNKRSGTKFTKVEKKTIRGRGYDSDSDSDD from the exons ATGGCTAACCAACAAATGGACATCATCACAAAGGTGTTGGAGCAGTCGGCCAAGCTGGTGGAGGAGTCGGTGGATGCACAGTTGAGCAAACTGAACGACATGGATGAAGATGATTTGGACAGACTGAAGGAGAGGCGGTTAGAGGCTCTGAAAAAAGCCCAGAAACAGAAGCAG GAGTGGTTGTCTAAAGGCCACGGCGAGTACCGAGAAATCCCAAGCGAGAAAGAGTTTTTCGGTGAAGTCAAGGACACCAAGAATGTCGTCTGCCACTTCTACAGAAACTCAACGTTCAG ATGTAAGATCCTCGACAAACACTTGGCCATCTTGGCAAAGAAGCACGTCGAGACCAAATTCCTCAAACTGAACGTGGAAAAGGCCCCGTTTCTGACAGAGAGGCTTCACATCAAGGTCATCCCCACGCTGGCCCTGCTCTTGGACGGAAAGACAAAGGACTACGTCGTGGGCTTCACCGACCTGGGAAACACAGACGAGTTTCCCACGGAGATGCTCGAGTGGAGACTTGGCTGTGCAGGTGTTATCAACTACAG TGGTAACCTGATGGAGCCTCCTACAGTGAACAAGAGGTCGGGCACAAAGTTCACAAAGGTGGAGAAGAAAACCATCAGAGGGCGGGGCTACGACTCGGACTCAGATTCAGACGACTGA
- the mrpl30 gene encoding 39S ribosomal protein L30, mitochondrial, with the protein MSGVCRGLRQFPVKVLTETTLLSPCSWFVSARSKFTKARVPPELFAERSKEHEKYGGDPDHPHKLHIVTRVKSVMRRPYWEKEMVKTLGLDKAHVPVIHKNTPAVNSQLKFVKHLVRIQPLKTPYGLPAEEDMADTYINSKGELIVRRLLQPVEPKAIES; encoded by the exons atgtcaggTGTGTGTCGTGGATTGAGACAATTCCCAGTCAAG GTTCTGACAGAAACAACACTTTTGTCGCCGTGTTCATGGTTTGTGTCTGCACGCAGCAAATTCACAAAAGCAAGAGTCCCACCAGAG CTTTTTGCAGAAAGATCAAAAGAACATGAGAAATACGGAGGAGATCCAGACCATCCACATAAACTGCACATAGTGACACGAGTGAAAAGTGTCATGAGAAGGCCGTACTGGGAGAAAGAAATGGTGAAAACCCTTGGGCTTGACAAG GCACATGTACCTGtgattcacaaaaacacacctgcagTCAACAGCCAACTGAAATTTGTCAAACATCTTGTAAG GATCCAGCCGCTGAAGACTCCCTATGGACTCCCCGCTGAAGAGGACATGGCCGACACCTACATCAACAGCAAAGGAGAGCTGATTGTTCGTCGTCTTCTTCAACCCGTCGAACCAAAAGCAATCGAATCTTAG
- the mitd1 gene encoding MIT domain-containing protein 1 yields MTQNHVSGMETSAVSVLKRAVELDQIGRFQESLVCYQEGIQLLMDVLKAVKDESKRGHFRDKIKGYMDRAEQIKVHVNQMKEDGKYHEQIKIAEDATGYSYEALFKPYISTLLTEVWVQDPYIRHTHQLYNFVRFCEMLLKASCKVKKIHLLTSQDETDSGQQSSALAELKQSVGAQGVTLDLQYSSTIHDREIRFDNGWIIKIGRGLDYFKRPKGRFSIGYCDYDLRQCQETNVDIFHTKHTKTL; encoded by the exons ATGACCCAGAATCACGTGTCAGGGATGGAGACCTCTGCTGTCTCCGTCCTGAAGCGGGCGGTGGAGCTGGACCAGATCGGCCGCTTCCAGGAGTCTCTGGTCTGCTACCAGGAGGGAATCCAGCTCCTCATGGACGTATTGAAAG CTGTGAAGGATGAGTCAAAGAGAGGACACTTCAGGGATAAGATTAAAGGCTACATGGACAGAGCAGAACAAATCAAAGTTCATGTGAACCAGATGAAAGAAG ATGGGAAGTACCACGAGCAGATTAAAATAGCAGAAGATGCTACTGGTTACAGCTATGAGGCTCTTTTCAAGCCGTACATCAGCACTTTACTCACAGAGGTCTGGGTTCAGGACCCGTACATACGTCACACACACCAA TTGTACAACTTCGTGCGGTTCTGTGAGATGCTGCTGAAAGCGTCCTGCAAGGTGAAGAAGATCCATCTCCTGACGTCACAGGACGAG ACGGATAGCGGCCAGCAGAGCAGCGCCCTGGCTGAGCTGAAACAGAGCGTCGGTGCTCAGGGAGTGACTCTGGATCTGCAGTATTCCTCCACTATACACGACAGGGAGATCAG ATTTGATAATGGATGGATCATAAAGATAGGGAGAGGGCTCGATTACTTCAAGAGGCCTAAG GGACGATTCTCTATTGGATATTGTGACTATGACCTCAGACAGTGTCAGGAGACCAACGTAGACATCtttcacaccaaacacacaaaaacactttaa
- the cracdla gene encoding nascent polypeptide-associated complex subunit alpha, muscle-specific form isoform X2, whose amino-acid sequence MASFSGDADGSTEDVPGRKKSKLKSLKTRLFGRGKRGTAKKIPKLSQSESDITPGKDLGSEEDLVCSQGMMSSRALSHDSIFLDDEVLKEAEQTRASSQENVQGRIKALQMKLQQQKMHLGPPPLVLPVRRPEDSEIRSDDDNLSSSPPEISTTSPQSSQPLSPIPKPSPTKYLLPTSSHPLPVSGSSNPSADESPSDFSAPAQLTPRLDTSAARHRMSVKPRKQRAGSKKKTGDADTDFSSNADTLNNIDHTDSDSDKEQQPCAQEEVTLETTQGETISPITSQVVPPKFPEVAPITSEVETKSMSLTSSQQDQTLPEAEPSAPPQVLRVKSHRTGNALSIERPHSCLLPSEVKDRRDGGFEIEVMCHDKRNTGTGAFPSTAGQEVVSRSSSVHQQNEGETESTPAIKRPTQGSGSFHFALGTAKNRDGERPRSGSFAGVLEKTEGRHRYEKKPIAGVKEREELRDIQARGMNSAMGRLRQDGAPQKSSSLPWDRKESLKKVELVPPSTSSAADTAAVKGEDAKEEVEKQEFQEDEGKTAFGVKLRTTSQLGRLRSESSSDKMSKAPVCEEQCNKQKVLEMSNNTTNKSIKMSTDISTTPVISGDLRLAGPTPSGLSSPVKKTPPPYDHPHITSTEVHTASTKVETSSIIPKKVETVPPAPQEPPPTPQSTSSEVSWMTLAMAKTKSIQQLFNRFPRDFTGAATQPQAQPQAQPTSPAPTPAAVPIQTQTVKMQQSTTPPEAAKQPSIDAIGAEAAQSEAHVVKPSLVATQQKTSMASPVKLAASREPQASKQTSQQPQTHRSTTPSAAVKINTQTTQSPLHSATKTQTTSQFAAQGSTTQSLAQFYLNSGQQQQQQPPWSNQLNSASPALTLVSTPCPATSPPDSASGGGERETAVQDKEVAPLSVSERAAFLEKRAERITSPSTKGMF is encoded by the exons ATGGCGTCCTTCTCTGGAGATGCAGATGGGAGCACTGAGGACGTTCCAG GACGTAAAAAGTCCAAGCTCAAGTCCCTGAAAACTCGCCTCTTCGGGAGGGGTAAGAGAGGAACTGCGAAGAAAATACCCAAACTCAGCCAGTCGGAGAGTGACATCACGCCAGGGAAGGATCTCGGATCGGAGGAAGATTTGGT ATGTTCTCAGGGGATGATGTCATCGCGGGCGCTTTCCCACGACAGCATCTTTCTGGATGATGAGGTCCTGAAAGAAGCTGAACAAACCAGGGCCTCGTCCCAGGAGAATGTTCAGGGCCGAATCAAAGCTCTGCAG ATGAAGCTTCAGCAGCAGAAGATGCATTTGGGTCCGCCGCCTCTGGTTCTGCCAGTAAGACGACCAGAAGATTCAGAAATTCGCTCAGATGACGACAATCTCTCGAGCAGCCCCCCTGAGATCTCA ACTACATCCCCCCAATCTTCTCAACCACTCTCACCAATTCCTAAACCTTCCCCGACCAAATATCTGCTCCCAACTTCTTCCCATCCTTTGCCTGTGTCTGGTTCTTCCAACCCTTCGGCTGATGAGTCCCCATCAGACTTCAGCGCTCCAGCCCAGTTAACCCCCCGCCTGGACACCTCTGCTGCACGCCACCGAATGTCTGTCAAACCCAGAAAGCAGCGGGCAGGCTCCAAGAAGAAAACTGGAGATGCCGAC ACTGACTTTAGCTCAAATGCAGACACCCTGAACAACATCGACCACACGGACTCAGATAGCGATAAAGAGCAGCAGCCTTGTGCCCAGGAGGAAGTAACATTGGAAACAACACAAGGAGAGACTATCAGTCCGATTACATCCCAAGTTGTGCCTCCAAAATTCCCAGAAGTGGCACCAATCACATCAGAGGTAGAAACCAAATCGATGAGCTTAACGTCTTCCCAACAGGACCAAACCCTCCCTGAGGCAGAACCCTCTGCACCCCCACAGGTACTTAGAGTTAAGAGTCACAGAACTGGGAATGCACTGTCCATTGAAAGGCCACACTCATGCCTTTTACCATCAGAGGTGAAGGACAGAAGAGATGGAGGTTTTGAGATTGAAGTAATGTGCCATGACAAGAGAAATACAGGTACTGGCGCGTTCCCCTCTACCGCCGGCCAAGAGGTGGTGTCAAGATCCTCTTCTGTTCACCAGCAGAATGAAGGTGAGACAGAAAGCACACCGGCAATAAAAAGACCAACCCAGGGATCCGGGTCCTTCCATTTTGCTCTCGGCACTGCCAAAaacagagatggagaaagaCCCCGATCGGGCAGTTTTGCGGGAGTGCTTGAAAAGACCGAGGGCAGGCACAGATATGAAAAGAAACCCATTGCAGGTGTGAAGGAAAGGGAGGAACTTAGAGATATACAGGCAAGAGGGATGAACTCTGCTATGGGAAGACTGAGACAGGACGGAGCTCCGCAGAAAAGTTCAAGTCTTCCATGGGACAGGAAGGAGAGTCTCAAAAAGGTGGAATTGGTGCCGCCATCTACGAGTTCAGCCGCAGACACCGCCGCCGTCAAGGGGGAGGACGCGAAAGAGGAAGTAGAGAAGCAGGAGTTCCAGGAGGACGAAGGAAAGACGGCATTTGGCGTCAAGCTGCGCACCACGTCTCAGCTGGGGAGACTCCGGTCTGAATCGTCTTCTGACAAAATGTCAAAGGCGCCGGTGTGCGAGGAGCaatgcaacaaacaaaaagtactgGAGATGAGCAATAACACCACCAACAAGTCGATAAAAATGTCAACGGACATCTCTACTACCCCAGTCATCTCTGGAGACCTACGACTGGCAG GTCCGACCCCATCTGGTCTCTCCTCCCCAGTTAAAAAAACCCCTCCACCGTACGACCATCCTCACATAACGTCAACAGAAGTTCACACCGCCTCCACCAAAGTGGAAACCTCAAGTATCATccccaaaaaagttgaaactgtcCCTCCAGCGCCTCAGGAGCCCCCGCCGACCCCACAGTCAACCTCGTCTGAGGTGTCCTGGATGACTCTGGCTATGGCGAAGACCAAAAGTATCCAGCAGCTTTTTAATAGATTTCCAAGGGATTTCACAGGCGCAGCGACTCAACCACAAGCACAACCACAAGCGCAGCCAACGTCTCCAGCGCCGACTCCGGCTGCGGTGCcgatacagacacagactgtGAAAATGCAACAGAGCACAACACCACCGGAGGCAGCAAAACAGCCGTCAATTGATGCAATCGGGGCAGAGGCGGCGCAAAGTGAAGCACATGTTGTCAAACCGTCACTGGTGGCCACACAGCAGAAGACCTCCATGGCGTCTCCTGTTAAATTGGCCGCTTCTAGAGAACCACAAGCATCCAAACAAACCAGTCAACAACCCCAGACACACAGGAGTACAACTCCGTCTGCAGCTGtgaagataaacacacagacgaCCCAATCACCCCTGCACTCTGCTACAAAAACCCAGACCACATCTCAGTTTGCAGCACAAGGGAGCACCACACAGTCTCTTGCACAATTCTACCTTAACTCGGgccagcagcaacagcagcagcccccCTGGAGCAACCAGCTCAACTCCGCGTCTCCAGCTCTAACATTGGTTTCCACACCCTGTCCAGCAACATCTCCTCCAGATTCTGCAtcgggaggaggagaaagagaaactgCCGTGCAGGACAAAGAGGTCGCACCCCTGTCAGTAAGCGAGAGGGCTGCTTTTTTGGAGAAACGGGCGGAGCGGATAACCTCACCATCAACCAAGGGG ATGTTCTAA
- the cracdla gene encoding nascent polypeptide-associated complex subunit alpha, muscle-specific form isoform X1 has protein sequence MASFSGDADGSTEDVPGRKKSKLKSLKTRLFGRGKRGTAKKIPKLSQSESDITPGKDLGSEEDLVCSQGMMSSRALSHDSIFLDDEVLKEAEQTRASSQENVQGRIKALQMKLQQQKMHLGPPPLVLPVRRPEDSEIRSDDDNLSSSPPEISTTSPQSSQPLSPIPKPSPTKYLLPTSSHPLPVSGSSNPSADESPSDFSAPAQLTPRLDTSAARHRMSVKPRKQRAGSKKKTGDADTDFSSNADTLNNIDHTDSDSDKEQQPCAQEEVTLETTQGETISPITSQVVPPKFPEVAPITSEVETKSMSLTSSQQDQTLPEAEPSAPPQVLRVKSHRTGNALSIERPHSCLLPSEVKDRRDGGFEIEVMCHDKRNTGTGAFPSTAGQEVVSRSSSVHQQNEGETESTPAIKRPTQGSGSFHFALGTAKNRDGERPRSGSFAGVLEKTEGRHRYEKKPIAGVKEREELRDIQARGMNSAMGRLRQDGAPQKSSSLPWDRKESLKKVELVPPSTSSAADTAAVKGEDAKEEVEKQEFQEDEGKTAFGVKLRTTSQLGRLRSESSSDKMSKAPVCEEQCNKQKVLEMSNNTTNKSIKMSTDISTTPVISGDLRLAGPTPSGLSSPVKKTPPPYDHPHITSTEVHTASTKVETSSIIPKKVETVPPAPQEPPPTPQSTSSEVSWMTLAMAKTKSIQQLFNRFPRDFTGAATQPQAQPQAQPTSPAPTPAAVPIQTQTVKMQQSTTPPEAAKQPSIDAIGAEAAQSEAHVVKPSLVATQQKTSMASPVKLAASREPQASKQTSQQPQTHRSTTPSAAVKINTQTTQSPLHSATKTQTTSQFAAQGSTTQSLAQFYLNSGQQQQQQPPWSNQLNSASPALTLVSTPCPATSPPDSASGGGERETAVQDKEVAPLSVSERAAFLEKRAERITSPSTKGVELRKSQTEPTSGEAPASAKPAPLIKDVKAEGKQWVKPAELSPTKIPDKPCDEKWLRKNVLSSPARSMSPTLPSSLQSVSDSRQPSWMELAKRKSMAWSDKSMD, from the exons ATGGCGTCCTTCTCTGGAGATGCAGATGGGAGCACTGAGGACGTTCCAG GACGTAAAAAGTCCAAGCTCAAGTCCCTGAAAACTCGCCTCTTCGGGAGGGGTAAGAGAGGAACTGCGAAGAAAATACCCAAACTCAGCCAGTCGGAGAGTGACATCACGCCAGGGAAGGATCTCGGATCGGAGGAAGATTTGGT ATGTTCTCAGGGGATGATGTCATCGCGGGCGCTTTCCCACGACAGCATCTTTCTGGATGATGAGGTCCTGAAAGAAGCTGAACAAACCAGGGCCTCGTCCCAGGAGAATGTTCAGGGCCGAATCAAAGCTCTGCAG ATGAAGCTTCAGCAGCAGAAGATGCATTTGGGTCCGCCGCCTCTGGTTCTGCCAGTAAGACGACCAGAAGATTCAGAAATTCGCTCAGATGACGACAATCTCTCGAGCAGCCCCCCTGAGATCTCA ACTACATCCCCCCAATCTTCTCAACCACTCTCACCAATTCCTAAACCTTCCCCGACCAAATATCTGCTCCCAACTTCTTCCCATCCTTTGCCTGTGTCTGGTTCTTCCAACCCTTCGGCTGATGAGTCCCCATCAGACTTCAGCGCTCCAGCCCAGTTAACCCCCCGCCTGGACACCTCTGCTGCACGCCACCGAATGTCTGTCAAACCCAGAAAGCAGCGGGCAGGCTCCAAGAAGAAAACTGGAGATGCCGAC ACTGACTTTAGCTCAAATGCAGACACCCTGAACAACATCGACCACACGGACTCAGATAGCGATAAAGAGCAGCAGCCTTGTGCCCAGGAGGAAGTAACATTGGAAACAACACAAGGAGAGACTATCAGTCCGATTACATCCCAAGTTGTGCCTCCAAAATTCCCAGAAGTGGCACCAATCACATCAGAGGTAGAAACCAAATCGATGAGCTTAACGTCTTCCCAACAGGACCAAACCCTCCCTGAGGCAGAACCCTCTGCACCCCCACAGGTACTTAGAGTTAAGAGTCACAGAACTGGGAATGCACTGTCCATTGAAAGGCCACACTCATGCCTTTTACCATCAGAGGTGAAGGACAGAAGAGATGGAGGTTTTGAGATTGAAGTAATGTGCCATGACAAGAGAAATACAGGTACTGGCGCGTTCCCCTCTACCGCCGGCCAAGAGGTGGTGTCAAGATCCTCTTCTGTTCACCAGCAGAATGAAGGTGAGACAGAAAGCACACCGGCAATAAAAAGACCAACCCAGGGATCCGGGTCCTTCCATTTTGCTCTCGGCACTGCCAAAaacagagatggagaaagaCCCCGATCGGGCAGTTTTGCGGGAGTGCTTGAAAAGACCGAGGGCAGGCACAGATATGAAAAGAAACCCATTGCAGGTGTGAAGGAAAGGGAGGAACTTAGAGATATACAGGCAAGAGGGATGAACTCTGCTATGGGAAGACTGAGACAGGACGGAGCTCCGCAGAAAAGTTCAAGTCTTCCATGGGACAGGAAGGAGAGTCTCAAAAAGGTGGAATTGGTGCCGCCATCTACGAGTTCAGCCGCAGACACCGCCGCCGTCAAGGGGGAGGACGCGAAAGAGGAAGTAGAGAAGCAGGAGTTCCAGGAGGACGAAGGAAAGACGGCATTTGGCGTCAAGCTGCGCACCACGTCTCAGCTGGGGAGACTCCGGTCTGAATCGTCTTCTGACAAAATGTCAAAGGCGCCGGTGTGCGAGGAGCaatgcaacaaacaaaaagtactgGAGATGAGCAATAACACCACCAACAAGTCGATAAAAATGTCAACGGACATCTCTACTACCCCAGTCATCTCTGGAGACCTACGACTGGCAG GTCCGACCCCATCTGGTCTCTCCTCCCCAGTTAAAAAAACCCCTCCACCGTACGACCATCCTCACATAACGTCAACAGAAGTTCACACCGCCTCCACCAAAGTGGAAACCTCAAGTATCATccccaaaaaagttgaaactgtcCCTCCAGCGCCTCAGGAGCCCCCGCCGACCCCACAGTCAACCTCGTCTGAGGTGTCCTGGATGACTCTGGCTATGGCGAAGACCAAAAGTATCCAGCAGCTTTTTAATAGATTTCCAAGGGATTTCACAGGCGCAGCGACTCAACCACAAGCACAACCACAAGCGCAGCCAACGTCTCCAGCGCCGACTCCGGCTGCGGTGCcgatacagacacagactgtGAAAATGCAACAGAGCACAACACCACCGGAGGCAGCAAAACAGCCGTCAATTGATGCAATCGGGGCAGAGGCGGCGCAAAGTGAAGCACATGTTGTCAAACCGTCACTGGTGGCCACACAGCAGAAGACCTCCATGGCGTCTCCTGTTAAATTGGCCGCTTCTAGAGAACCACAAGCATCCAAACAAACCAGTCAACAACCCCAGACACACAGGAGTACAACTCCGTCTGCAGCTGtgaagataaacacacagacgaCCCAATCACCCCTGCACTCTGCTACAAAAACCCAGACCACATCTCAGTTTGCAGCACAAGGGAGCACCACACAGTCTCTTGCACAATTCTACCTTAACTCGGgccagcagcaacagcagcagcccccCTGGAGCAACCAGCTCAACTCCGCGTCTCCAGCTCTAACATTGGTTTCCACACCCTGTCCAGCAACATCTCCTCCAGATTCTGCAtcgggaggaggagaaagagaaactgCCGTGCAGGACAAAGAGGTCGCACCCCTGTCAGTAAGCGAGAGGGCTGCTTTTTTGGAGAAACGGGCGGAGCGGATAACCTCACCATCAACCAAGGGG GTTGAGTTGAGGAAAAGTCAAACAGAGCCGACCTCAGGTGAAGCACCAGCTTCAGCCAAACCGGCACCTCTGATCAAAGACGTTAAAGCGGAGGGGAAACAATGGGTCAAACCAGCAG aGTTGAGTCCCACCAAAATTCCAGACAAACCTTGTGATGAGAAATGGCTGCGGAAGAATGTGTTGTCATCTCCGGCGCGCTCAATGTCACCGACGCTGCCATCATCATTACAGTCCGTATCTGACAGCCGACAGCCGTCCTGGATGGAACTGGCAAAGAGAAAGTCAATGGCCTGGAGTGACAAATCCATGGATTGA